A genomic region of Paenibacillus sp. PL2-23 contains the following coding sequences:
- a CDS encoding AbfB domain-containing protein: MMYSIFKSMLVCMLVMAISVTGFTAPAEAAPQTITNGTPWKDVNNASLQAHAGSILKVGSTYYWYGEDKIHNSANFKSVTVYSSTDLKNWTWQSYALTQSSHSELQSAKIERPKVIYNESTGKYVLWGHYENGSDYTLARVAVATASTPTGPFTYHGSFRPNNNESRDMTLFKDTDGTAYLISSSNNNYNLRMYRLTSDYLGIDTEMNMIYEGDHREAPAIVKKGSVYYLITSGASGWYPNQGMYSTATSLNGPWSALQPLGNSSTFYTQPAFILTVQGSSSTNYIYVGDRWNPGALGDSRYVWLPLTLNGTTASLDYYDQISIDAATGAVSGVTNGTLLSQGKTATAQSALVANPASYANDGSYQSEWVATSVSWPHWWKVDLGSVQQINNVQISWWMMKGSEGFYQYKIETSTDNVNWSVALDRTGNTTYGFTSDTLSAHARYVRINMVNADLWNNPGNWYTPRLWEVKVYGQAAAATKWQSHNYPTRYIANDGGAGRIVDNPTAANSEWIMVPGLADPAGVSFVLKSNPSIYLRHYNYVLQAQSGSGTTFAADATFYQVAGLADSSKISFRSYNFPSRYIRHSSYNLRIDPISTVAERNDATFAKQ, from the coding sequence ATGATGTACAGTATTTTTAAGTCGATGCTCGTTTGCATGCTTGTGATGGCGATTAGCGTTACCGGCTTCACCGCGCCTGCCGAGGCTGCTCCCCAGACCATAACAAACGGCACGCCGTGGAAGGATGTCAATAACGCGTCCTTGCAAGCGCACGCAGGCTCCATTCTCAAAGTAGGTTCGACGTATTATTGGTACGGTGAGGACAAAATCCACAACAGCGCCAACTTCAAATCGGTCACCGTCTACTCCTCGACCGATCTGAAGAACTGGACATGGCAGAGCTATGCTCTGACGCAGTCCTCGCACTCTGAGCTGCAGAGCGCCAAGATCGAAAGACCAAAGGTTATCTATAACGAGTCCACGGGCAAATACGTGCTGTGGGGACATTACGAGAACGGCAGCGACTATACGCTTGCCAGAGTTGCCGTCGCGACAGCGTCGACGCCGACTGGCCCGTTCACCTATCACGGCAGCTTCCGACCCAATAACAATGAATCGCGAGATATGACCCTATTCAAGGACACGGACGGGACCGCGTATCTGATCTCCTCCTCCAACAACAACTACAATCTGCGAATGTATCGGCTAACCTCCGATTACCTGGGCATCGACACGGAGATGAACATGATCTACGAGGGGGATCATCGCGAGGCGCCCGCCATCGTGAAGAAGGGCTCCGTTTATTATTTGATCACATCGGGTGCCTCCGGCTGGTATCCGAACCAAGGGATGTATTCTACCGCTACGAGCTTGAACGGGCCTTGGTCGGCGCTGCAGCCGCTCGGCAACTCGTCAACCTTCTATACGCAGCCGGCCTTTATTCTCACGGTTCAAGGGAGCAGCTCCACCAATTACATCTACGTAGGCGATCGCTGGAATCCTGGCGCGCTCGGCGATTCACGGTACGTCTGGCTGCCGCTTACACTAAACGGCACAACGGCGTCGCTGGATTATTACGATCAGATCAGCATCGACGCGGCTACGGGAGCGGTATCGGGCGTAACGAACGGCACGCTGCTGTCGCAAGGCAAGACGGCAACGGCACAGTCCGCGTTAGTCGCTAATCCGGCAAGCTACGCGAACGACGGAAGCTATCAATCGGAGTGGGTGGCCACAAGCGTGAGTTGGCCGCATTGGTGGAAGGTTGATCTCGGCTCCGTCCAGCAGATCAACAACGTTCAAATTTCCTGGTGGATGATGAAGGGCTCTGAAGGCTTCTATCAATACAAGATTGAGACGAGCACGGACAATGTGAACTGGTCGGTGGCGCTGGATCGCACCGGCAACACAACATATGGCTTCACCTCGGATACATTGTCGGCTCATGCGCGTTATGTGCGAATCAATATGGTGAATGCCGATTTGTGGAACAATCCGGGCAACTGGTATACCCCGAGATTGTGGGAGGTCAAGGTATACGGGCAGGCGGCGGCGGCAACCAAGTGGCAGTCCCATAATTACCCAACCCGGTATATCGCGAACGATGGGGGAGCAGGCCGAATTGTGGACAATCCAACAGCCGCCAATTCCGAGTGGATTATGGTGCCGGGACTTGCAGATCCGGCAGGCGTCTCGTTTGTACTGAAAAGCAATCCGTCGATTTACTTGCGGCATTACAATTACGTGCTCCAGGCGCAATCCGGCTCCGGAACGACGTTCGCAGCTGACGCGACCTTCTACCAGGTTGCCGGTCTGGCGGATAGCAGCAAAATATCGTTCCGATCGTACAATTTCCCGAGCCGCTATATCCGGCATTCCAGCTATAATCTGCGAATTGACCCCATCAGTACGGTAGCTGAAAGAAACGACGCTACGTTCGCTAAACAATAA
- a CDS encoding YitT family protein has translation MFAKLASIMLGAALISFGLSNIHQQASLTEGGVLGLTLLLHHWLGISPSLASFLLDSLCYVLAFRLLGKVFLQISILASLCLAAFLQLWELCPPLLANISDYPWIAALAGGLFIGIGVGLVVRQGGSSGGDDALALVISKAWRVRLSLAYLATDLTVLLLSLSYIPIHRMAYSLVAVVVSSIIIDFVQNVGRRSEGEASKKVYMVRKTNAKSAKS, from the coding sequence ATGTTTGCTAAGCTTGCCAGCATTATGCTAGGCGCCGCTCTTATCTCGTTTGGTCTGTCTAACATTCATCAGCAAGCCAGCCTGACAGAAGGCGGCGTGCTTGGACTTACGCTGCTGCTGCATCACTGGCTGGGCATCTCGCCCTCGCTTGCTTCCTTTTTGCTGGATAGTCTATGTTATGTGCTCGCTTTCCGGCTTTTGGGCAAGGTCTTTCTTCAAATTTCCATCCTGGCTTCGCTTTGTCTCGCCGCCTTCCTCCAATTGTGGGAGCTGTGTCCCCCTTTGCTTGCGAATATATCCGATTATCCGTGGATCGCCGCGCTAGCGGGAGGCCTGTTCATAGGCATAGGCGTTGGTCTCGTCGTCAGACAAGGTGGGTCCAGCGGAGGCGACGACGCTTTGGCACTCGTGATCTCCAAGGCATGGCGGGTCAGATTGTCGCTTGCGTATCTAGCAACCGACTTGACGGTGCTCCTGCTGTCGCTATCCTATATTCCTATTCACCGCATGGCCTATTCACTGGTCGCAGTCGTTGTTTCATCCATCATTATCGATTTTGTGCAAAATGTTGGTCGGCGAAGTGAAGGTGAAGCCTCCAAGAAGGTGTACATGGTCCGCAAGACGAACGCCAAATCAGCCAAAAGCTAG
- a CDS encoding MerR family transcriptional regulator, with protein MKNFFKINEISKLYGIGPDSLRYYEKLGILTPKRDTNGYRLYGLQDLYKLNIIRDLRSLDFSMGQIKEYLDNQSVDNTIERLREEQQAIKEQLERLEAKKNIIEGRIRVLSEAARIEAGILAIKTMPDRPCLQLKTLITKDEEMDWAIKRLHRKHEHRIPDFGNQPFGAYVSVDDLRNGVTDVYHSVFFLMEKGTKEWDFMLPAGQYLSLYYRGDYSQSSEKIQQVLSYAQEKGLPTVGEPFEIYEVDNRDTIRSEEFLTEIQIRVHGDSANVLL; from the coding sequence ATGAAAAATTTTTTTAAAATAAATGAAATTTCCAAGCTCTACGGGATCGGTCCCGATTCCTTGCGATACTACGAGAAGCTGGGCATCCTCACGCCGAAACGCGACACGAACGGATACCGGCTGTACGGCCTGCAGGACCTGTATAAGCTGAATATCATACGTGACCTGCGCAGCCTGGATTTCTCTATGGGGCAGATTAAGGAATATTTGGACAACCAGAGCGTTGATAATACCATAGAACGCCTTCGCGAGGAACAGCAAGCGATTAAGGAACAGCTGGAAAGGCTGGAGGCCAAGAAGAACATAATAGAGGGGCGAATTCGGGTATTATCAGAGGCCGCCCGTATTGAAGCGGGGATACTGGCTATTAAGACCATGCCAGATCGTCCTTGCCTTCAGCTTAAGACGCTCATTACGAAGGATGAAGAGATGGACTGGGCCATTAAGCGTCTGCACCGGAAGCATGAGCATCGCATTCCCGATTTCGGCAATCAGCCCTTTGGCGCCTATGTATCGGTGGACGACCTTCGCAACGGAGTCACGGATGTGTATCACTCCGTTTTTTTTCTGATGGAGAAAGGAACCAAGGAATGGGATTTTATGCTGCCAGCGGGTCAATACCTCTCACTTTATTACCGAGGCGACTATAGCCAAAGCTCAGAAAAAATCCAGCAGGTGCTCAGCTACGCGCAAGAAAAAGGACTCCCCACGGTGGGAGAGCCCTTCGAGATCTACGAGGTGGATAATCGCGACACGATTCGAAGCGAGGAGTTTCTGACGGAAATTCAGATTCGAGTGCATGGCGATTCTGCTAATGTATTATTATAA
- a CDS encoding family 43 glycosylhydrolase, with protein MRITDIKTCQISIEAGQALSLPPTVQIELEGGLMEEFPVDWQPVDPSLLEKSGSFLVEGAIREDRYPNPLIPNRADPHVYKHTDGYYYFTGSVPEYDRLALRCSLTIAGLADAEETVIWTKHDKGEMGNHIWAPELHYIEGKWYIYFAAGTAEDKWAIRPYVLECEDENPLTGKWVEKGRIKLPVESFSLDATTFEHRGQRYLAWAQIIKESCLYIARMDTPWSIIGEPVKISSPEYDWEIQLHRVNEGPAVLIRNGKVFMAYSASGTVHRYCMGLLTADEASDLLDPASWTKSKQPVFASNVDASEYGPGHNSFTVSEDGSADLLVYHSRPYKEIAGEPLYDPNRHARVQRLLWKPDGTPYFGSPGSRLETAGNTAKAVITVL; from the coding sequence GTGAGAATAACGGATATCAAGACATGTCAAATTTCGATAGAGGCCGGCCAAGCCTTAAGCTTGCCGCCGACCGTTCAGATCGAGCTGGAGGGCGGGCTTATGGAGGAGTTCCCAGTCGATTGGCAGCCGGTCGATCCTTCGCTACTGGAGAAGTCGGGAAGCTTCTTGGTGGAGGGGGCGATACGGGAGGATCGATATCCTAATCCGCTTATTCCTAACCGTGCCGACCCTCATGTCTATAAACATACGGACGGCTATTATTATTTCACCGGCTCCGTTCCGGAATACGACCGGCTGGCGCTTCGGTGTTCGCTTACGATCGCAGGGCTGGCCGATGCGGAGGAGACCGTTATTTGGACCAAACACGATAAGGGCGAGATGGGCAATCATATATGGGCTCCGGAGCTTCACTATATTGAAGGCAAGTGGTACATCTACTTTGCGGCGGGGACCGCGGAGGACAAGTGGGCGATCCGGCCGTACGTGCTGGAATGCGAGGACGAGAATCCACTGACAGGCAAGTGGGTAGAGAAGGGGAGAATAAAGCTGCCGGTAGAGAGCTTCTCGTTGGACGCTACAACGTTCGAGCATCGCGGGCAGCGCTACTTGGCTTGGGCTCAGATCATTAAGGAATCCTGTCTATACATCGCGAGGATGGACACGCCCTGGTCGATAATCGGTGAGCCGGTGAAAATCTCGTCCCCGGAATACGATTGGGAGATCCAGCTGCATCGGGTGAACGAAGGTCCTGCCGTGCTCATACGGAACGGGAAGGTGTTCATGGCGTATTCCGCCAGCGGAACGGTTCATCGATACTGCATGGGATTATTAACGGCCGATGAAGCAAGCGATTTGCTTGATCCGGCGTCATGGACCAAATCGAAGCAGCCGGTCTTCGCAAGCAACGTCGATGCTTCCGAATACGGTCCAGGCCATAACAGCTTCACGGTGTCGGAGGATGGCTCCGCCGACTTGCTTGTCTATCATTCGCGCCCATACAAGGAGATTGCAGGCGAGCCGCTGTACGATCCGAACCGTCATGCCCGCGTTCAGAGGCTGCTGTGGAAGCCAGACGGCACACCATATTTCGGATCGCCGGGATCTCGTTTGGAGACGGCGGGGAACACCGCCAAAGCGGTTATCACCGTCTTATAA
- a CDS encoding ArsR family transcriptional regulator yields MASEARLKIIELLFRKEMHIKELASELYLSNAIVSSHVSKLEQAGIVGSRMKRMNGGTYKFCYVKQEFAQIRLCPDGGAARPYHEIAVPVGQYTDYEAWPTCGIATTTKMIGSFDNPACFMDPERVNAGILWFARGFVEYKVPNYLNKDQKLIEIEVSMELSSEAPRVNENWPSDIGFILNGKKLGMWTSPGDFGDKKGRLTPEWWYADVNQYGVLKVLRINQKGTFVDGERISDVALRDLQLDTTYWTFSIHPEDSAPGRGGLTLFGKGFGHYDQDLVVRYFYN; encoded by the coding sequence TTGGCCAGCGAAGCTCGATTGAAAATCATCGAGCTGTTATTCCGCAAAGAAATGCATATCAAGGAGCTGGCGAGCGAGCTTTACCTGAGCAACGCGATCGTCAGCAGCCATGTGTCCAAGCTGGAGCAAGCCGGGATCGTCGGTAGCCGCATGAAGCGGATGAACGGAGGCACCTACAAGTTTTGTTATGTCAAACAAGAATTCGCGCAGATTAGGCTGTGTCCGGACGGCGGCGCGGCAAGACCCTATCACGAGATCGCCGTGCCCGTCGGCCAATACACGGATTACGAGGCTTGGCCAACCTGCGGCATCGCGACCACGACGAAGATGATCGGCAGCTTCGATAATCCCGCTTGCTTCATGGATCCGGAGAGAGTAAATGCCGGCATTCTGTGGTTTGCCCGCGGCTTCGTCGAATATAAAGTGCCCAATTACCTGAATAAGGATCAGAAGTTGATAGAAATCGAGGTTTCGATGGAGCTGAGCTCGGAGGCCCCGCGGGTGAACGAGAATTGGCCTTCGGATATAGGGTTCATCTTGAATGGCAAGAAGTTGGGCATGTGGACAAGCCCGGGGGATTTCGGAGATAAGAAAGGGAGGCTGACGCCGGAGTGGTGGTATGCGGACGTCAATCAATATGGCGTGCTGAAGGTGCTGCGCATTAACCAAAAGGGAACCTTCGTCGACGGAGAGCGGATATCGGACGTTGCTTTGCGCGATCTGCAGCTGGATACGACTTATTGGACCTTCAGCATCCATCCGGAAGATTCAGCGCCGGGCAGGGGAGGCCTGACGCTGTTTGGCAAAGGGTTCGGGCATTATGATCAGGATTTGGTGGTTCGATATTTTTATAATTAG
- a CDS encoding alpha-N-arabinofuranosidase, whose protein sequence is MTLKSSMLVDKNFAVSEVDPRLYGSFIEHLGRAVYGGIYEPGHPTADENGFRQDAIEAIRALNVPIIRYPGGNFISGYNWEDGVGPQSERKRQLELAWWTTEPNLVGTNEFADWAKLVGTEVMMAVNLGTRGIDAARNLVEYCNHPSGSYWSDLRISHGYREPHRFKTWCLGNEMDGPWQIGAKTAVEYGRLANETAKAMKWVDPSIELVACGSSSSGMSTFAEWEATVLDLCYDNVDYLSLHTYYNNNNNDTPNFLAKSLDMDQFIQSVAAICDYVKAKKRSKKKLMLSLDEWNVWNSIGTSRAEERWGVAPPEFEDVYTHEDALAVGCFLITLLKHADRVKMGCIAQLINVIAPIMTEDNGSLWLQTTYYPFLHASNYGRGTVLQSIVSSDKYDSKDFTDVPYLEAISVYNEEQGTVTIFAVNRHLEDRMELNVDLRSFGNAELIEHIVLESDDLKAVNTKLNPRNVVPHDGGQTTVDNGKVHAMLGKASWNVIRLRTS, encoded by the coding sequence ATGACCTTAAAATCCAGCATGCTCGTCGACAAAAACTTCGCCGTGTCCGAGGTCGATCCCCGTCTCTACGGCTCCTTCATCGAGCATCTCGGCCGCGCCGTGTATGGCGGCATCTATGAGCCCGGGCATCCTACGGCCGACGAGAACGGCTTCCGGCAGGACGCCATCGAGGCGATCAGGGCGCTTAACGTGCCAATCATCCGTTATCCGGGCGGAAACTTCATATCAGGCTACAATTGGGAGGACGGCGTTGGGCCGCAATCCGAGAGGAAGCGCCAGCTGGAGCTTGCCTGGTGGACGACGGAGCCCAATCTGGTCGGCACAAACGAATTCGCGGACTGGGCCAAGCTTGTTGGCACGGAGGTGATGATGGCCGTCAATCTGGGAACGCGGGGCATTGATGCGGCAAGAAACCTGGTGGAATATTGCAATCATCCATCAGGCTCGTACTGGAGCGATCTACGCATCTCCCATGGCTACAGGGAGCCGCACCGCTTCAAAACCTGGTGCCTCGGCAACGAAATGGACGGTCCTTGGCAGATCGGCGCCAAAACCGCGGTGGAATACGGAAGACTGGCGAACGAGACGGCCAAGGCGATGAAATGGGTTGATCCATCCATCGAGCTGGTCGCTTGCGGCAGCTCCAGCAGCGGCATGAGCACCTTCGCCGAATGGGAAGCGACCGTGCTGGATCTCTGTTACGACAACGTCGACTATCTGTCCCTGCATACCTATTACAACAATAATAACAATGACACGCCGAACTTCCTTGCCAAATCGCTGGATATGGACCAGTTCATCCAGAGCGTGGCTGCCATCTGCGACTATGTGAAAGCGAAGAAGCGCAGCAAGAAGAAGCTGATGCTGTCGCTCGACGAATGGAATGTATGGAACTCCATCGGGACAAGCCGCGCCGAGGAGCGCTGGGGGGTTGCACCGCCGGAATTCGAGGACGTCTATACGCATGAGGACGCGCTTGCTGTGGGCTGCTTCCTCATTACGCTGCTGAAGCATGCCGACCGGGTGAAGATGGGTTGCATCGCCCAGCTCATTAACGTCATCGCGCCGATCATGACTGAGGATAACGGCTCTCTATGGCTGCAGACGACCTACTATCCGTTCTTGCATGCTTCCAATTACGGCAGGGGAACGGTGCTTCAATCCATCGTTTCTTCGGACAAATACGACTCCAAGGATTTCACGGACGTTCCGTATCTCGAGGCGATCAGCGTCTATAATGAGGAGCAAGGCACCGTTACGATTTTTGCCGTCAACCGCCACCTTGAAGATAGGATGGAGCTGAACGTCGATCTCCGCTCCTTCGGCAATGCGGAGCTGATCGAGCATATCGTACTGGAAAGCGACGACCTGAAGGCCGTCAATACAAAGTTGAATCCGCGCAACGTCGTTCCGCATGACGGAGGACAGACAACTGTGGACAACGGCAAGGTGCACGCCATGTTGGGCAAGGCATCTTGGAATGTGATACGCCTGCGGACGAGCTAA
- a CDS encoding PAS domain S-box protein produces the protein MQDFNRIDPQALFEHLYVNAPIGIALISLDRRWLHVNPAVCHIFGYTEEEFKTICIENIRHPEDSTNICGLLTELLEGRIPSLELENRYYNKTGGIVWTSVHVSIIRDDNDGKPLYYMAHFIDITKNKLAELKLQESIERYTSLKKYNHDAIISFGLDGIIMNGNKVVQEMTGYPIEELIDSELSILIGKHKARHLLAALNNHSDIERVEKDITFIQHKDGHSVEVLATLAPIIIQSQTMGFYIIAKDMTEQKKLIIEKEAAEKTNKAKSDFLAMMSHEIRTPMNGVIGMTDVLLETNLDEEQLEYVQIIKKSGDTLLTIINDILDFSKIESGKSELVVEPMNIRSILSETLYLVMPKALEKNLELTTSVGESVPNVVHGDITKLRQVLMNLLSNAVKFTSSGYISIVVDTVSQEPNEVELQFAVRDTGIGVPKKQAGQLFEPFYQVDHFMTRKTEGTGLGLAICKKLVELMGGRIWHEPSQEPSGSTFLFTARFMLRANRLDIINEHHWPQPASMAEYGYEPSLNILIAEDNEVNQLVLQKMIQKLGHKTSLAKNGQEAVEAVKQHDYDVIFMDIQMPWMDGLSATKIIHDMLKDKKRPFIVAVTAHAMKGDSEKYIAQGLDAYISKPISRHAIAEVLERFESPHLTSISERQEGQLP, from the coding sequence ATGCAGGATTTTAATAGAATCGACCCTCAGGCGCTATTCGAGCATCTATACGTCAATGCTCCCATAGGGATTGCTTTAATATCACTGGACCGAAGATGGCTGCATGTTAATCCGGCGGTGTGCCATATTTTTGGGTATACAGAAGAAGAGTTCAAAACGATCTGTATAGAAAACATCCGCCATCCTGAAGACAGCACCAATATTTGCGGCTTGCTGACGGAATTGCTGGAGGGGCGCATCCCATCCTTGGAATTGGAGAATCGCTATTATAACAAAACCGGTGGCATCGTATGGACTTCCGTTCATGTCTCAATCATCCGCGATGATAACGACGGGAAGCCCCTGTATTATATGGCCCATTTCATCGATATAACCAAAAACAAGCTAGCTGAGCTTAAGCTGCAGGAGAGCATTGAACGTTATACGTCGCTTAAAAAATACAATCACGACGCCATCATTTCATTTGGGCTGGATGGCATTATTATGAACGGCAACAAAGTGGTGCAGGAGATGACCGGCTACCCTATTGAGGAGCTGATTGACAGCGAGCTGTCCATATTAATCGGCAAGCATAAAGCAAGGCATCTGCTGGCAGCCTTAAACAATCACTCCGATATTGAAAGAGTCGAAAAGGACATCACCTTTATACAGCATAAGGATGGCCATTCCGTTGAGGTGCTGGCGACGCTGGCTCCTATCATTATTCAGTCGCAGACGATGGGCTTCTATATTATCGCGAAGGATATGACGGAGCAGAAAAAGCTCATTATTGAGAAGGAAGCCGCTGAGAAGACCAACAAGGCAAAAAGCGATTTTCTGGCCATGATGAGTCATGAAATCCGTACCCCTATGAATGGGGTGATCGGGATGACGGATGTGCTGCTGGAGACCAATTTGGATGAAGAGCAGCTGGAATATGTGCAAATTATTAAGAAGAGCGGCGATACGCTGCTGACGATTATAAACGATATATTGGACTTCTCCAAGATAGAATCCGGTAAGTCGGAATTGGTTGTAGAGCCTATGAATATTAGATCGATTCTATCGGAAACGTTATATTTGGTTATGCCCAAGGCGCTCGAAAAAAACCTGGAATTGACGACATCAGTTGGCGAATCAGTGCCTAACGTCGTGCATGGCGATATAACGAAGCTCCGGCAGGTGCTTATGAATTTGCTGAGCAACGCTGTCAAATTTACGTCCAGCGGCTACATCTCCATTGTTGTAGACACCGTGTCGCAGGAGCCGAATGAGGTGGAGCTTCAATTCGCGGTCAGGGATACGGGCATCGGCGTGCCGAAGAAGCAGGCGGGCCAGTTGTTCGAGCCCTTCTACCAGGTGGATCACTTTATGACAAGGAAGACGGAAGGCACTGGTCTCGGCTTGGCTATCTGCAAGAAGCTGGTTGAGCTCATGGGCGGCCGAATCTGGCATGAGCCTTCTCAGGAGCCTTCAGGCTCCACCTTCTTGTTCACGGCGCGATTCATGCTCAGGGCTAACAGGCTGGACATCATTAATGAACACCATTGGCCTCAGCCAGCCAGCATGGCGGAATACGGCTACGAGCCTTCCTTGAACATATTAATTGCTGAAGATAATGAAGTGAACCAGCTTGTGCTGCAAAAAATGATCCAGAAGCTAGGGCACAAAACCTCCCTGGCGAAAAACGGGCAAGAAGCTGTCGAGGCTGTCAAGCAGCATGACTATGATGTTATTTTTATGGATATTCAAATGCCCTGGATGGATGGTTTATCGGCGACCAAAATCATTCATGACATGCTGAAGGACAAGAAAAGGCCATTCATCGTTGCCGTTACGGCTCATGCCATGAAAGGCGACAGTGAGAAGTATATCGCGCAAGGCTTGGACGCATATATAAGCAAGCCGATCAGCAGACATGCTATAGCAGAGGTGCTCGAACGTTTTGAGTCGCCGCATCTTACAAGCATATCTGAACGCCAAGAGGGACAGCTTCCTTGA
- a CDS encoding zinc-binding alcohol dehydrogenase family protein: MRGIVCQGIGQLHDVDDLPEPRLIEGHAIITIRRIGICGTDYHAFKGNQPFFQYPRILGHELSGVVEQIGDNDQGLERGDLVAIIPYLHCGECLACRRGRTNCCTSMKVLGVHQDGGMRERIAVPVSHLLKAEGLTFDEAAMVEPLAIGAHAVRRAEVGSPDTVLVIGSGPIGLGVMAFAKQAGAKVIAMDINEERLAFCKSWAKADRTLSSLAVDATEKLAEWTNGDYPVAVFDATGNAASMTRSFQWVGHGGRLVFVGLVKGDITFSDPEFHKRELTLMGSRNATLEDCRHVMKVLADGELAVDKFITHRAAFHHMIPSFEEWIKPESQVMKAIVEL, from the coding sequence ATGAGAGGAATCGTGTGCCAGGGCATCGGCCAATTACATGATGTCGACGATCTGCCTGAGCCGAGGCTAATCGAGGGACATGCGATTATTACAATCCGGCGAATCGGCATCTGCGGCACGGACTATCACGCGTTTAAGGGCAATCAGCCGTTCTTCCAATATCCAAGAATACTTGGACATGAGCTGTCCGGCGTTGTCGAGCAAATCGGAGATAACGATCAAGGCTTGGAAAGGGGAGATCTCGTAGCGATTATTCCTTATTTGCATTGCGGAGAGTGTCTCGCTTGCCGCAGGGGACGCACGAATTGCTGCACCAGCATGAAGGTGCTTGGCGTTCACCAGGATGGGGGGATGCGGGAGCGGATCGCCGTCCCTGTCTCACATTTGCTGAAAGCGGAAGGGCTGACCTTCGACGAGGCGGCCATGGTGGAGCCGCTGGCGATCGGGGCGCATGCGGTTCGCAGAGCGGAGGTGGGTTCTCCCGATACGGTGCTTGTTATCGGCTCGGGACCGATCGGGCTTGGCGTGATGGCGTTCGCCAAGCAGGCAGGAGCGAAGGTCATTGCGATGGATATCAATGAGGAGCGACTAGCCTTCTGCAAGAGCTGGGCGAAGGCGGATCGGACGTTGAGCTCGCTTGCTGTGGATGCGACGGAGAAGCTTGCGGAATGGACGAATGGCGATTATCCTGTGGCTGTATTCGACGCTACAGGCAACGCGGCTTCCATGACGAGGTCATTCCAATGGGTGGGGCACGGGGGCAGACTGGTTTTTGTAGGCCTGGTTAAAGGGGATATTACGTTCTCAGATCCTGAATTCCACAAACGGGAATTGACGCTTATGGGAAGCCGCAACGCCACGCTTGAAGATTGCCGCCATGTGATGAAGGTGCTGGCCGACGGGGAGTTGGCTGTCGACAAATTTATTACGCATCGAGCAGCCTTCCATCACATGATTCCATCGTTCGAGGAATGGATCAAGCCGGAGTCACAAGTGATGAAGGCGATAGTGGAGCTGTAG
- a CDS encoding aldo/keto reductase: MNYRRLGKTGLDVSSLSFGASSLGSVFRQTDDAEGIRAVHAALDAGINLIDVSPYYGATKAETVLGQAISQTSRDRFYLSTKAGRYGTDTFDFSGPRIESSLEESLRRLRTDYVDMLFLHDIEFAEPDIILEEAIPALERLKQQGKIRFFGICGLPLSLFEQLLPKAQVDVIISYCHYSLNDTSLIRLLPLLEKQGVGLINASPLSMGLLSTRGTPDWHPADAETKELCLRAATHAAERGSDIAKLAVQFSTSYAGIPTTLVSTANPDNIRRNAAWTEEAMDEVLLQEVKEILGPIHNRTWASGIPMYNNGSI; the protein is encoded by the coding sequence ATGAATTATCGCCGTTTGGGCAAAACGGGCCTGGACGTCTCCAGCCTCAGCTTCGGAGCCTCTTCGCTGGGCTCCGTCTTCCGGCAGACAGACGATGCAGAGGGTATTCGTGCTGTACACGCTGCGCTTGATGCTGGCATCAATCTAATTGACGTCTCTCCCTATTATGGCGCGACGAAGGCCGAGACTGTATTAGGCCAAGCTATTAGCCAGACCTCGCGGGATCGATTCTATCTAAGCACCAAAGCGGGCCGATACGGAACCGATACATTCGACTTCTCGGGACCGCGAATAGAGTCAAGCTTGGAGGAAAGCCTGCGCAGGCTAAGGACGGATTATGTGGACATGCTGTTCCTGCACGATATCGAATTTGCGGAGCCGGACATCATTTTGGAGGAAGCAATCCCCGCTCTGGAGCGATTGAAGCAGCAAGGAAAAATACGGTTCTTCGGCATCTGCGGCCTGCCTCTGTCCCTGTTCGAGCAGCTGCTGCCCAAGGCTCAGGTCGATGTCATCATTTCCTATTGCCACTATTCGCTGAATGATACGTCCTTGATCCGACTGCTGCCTCTGCTGGAGAAGCAGGGCGTAGGTCTTATCAATGCATCGCCGCTCTCCATGGGGCTGCTCAGCACGCGCGGAACGCCGGACTGGCATCCCGCTGACGCGGAGACGAAGGAGCTGTGCTTGCGCGCAGCAACGCATGCGGCCGAGCGAGGCTCGGATATCGCCAAGCTGGCCGTGCAATTCTCGACGAGCTATGCCGGTATACCAACTACGCTTGTCAGCACGGCGAACCCGGACAATATACGACGGAATGCGGCTTGGACGGAGGAAGCGATGGATGAGGTGCTGCTTCAGGAGGTTAAGGAGATTCTGGGACCGATTCATAACCGAACCTGGGCGAGCGGCATTCCGATGTACAATAATGGATCTATATAG